A DNA window from Centropristis striata isolate RG_2023a ecotype Rhode Island chromosome 10, C.striata_1.0, whole genome shotgun sequence contains the following coding sequences:
- the hnmt gene encoding histamine N-methyltransferase — MASSLKCLVVDDSRYQKAFQLFLERSSEHQCMQDFIHNMLPGILASVGDGKSHLNVIGVGSGAGEIDLEMLSELRLKHPGVKVDNEVVEPSSTQLHNYRVKVSQKPELDYIKFTWNKMTASEFEEHWREKKITKKADFIHMIQMLYYVKDPGATVSFFQSLLDKNGKLLIILVSGESGWARLWQTYRNQLCNTELSQCVTTGDIRSFLDSKGVSYKSYELPSQMDITECFTEGDEKGELLLDFLTEVLDFSKTAPPELKAGVMELLRHPDCSVESNGKVIFNNNLGVIVIDQLT, encoded by the exons ATGGCATCTTCACTGAAGTGTCTGGTTGTTGACGATAGCAGGTACCAGAAAGCCTTCCAGCTTTTTCTGGAGCGCTCCTCTGAGCATCAGTGCATGCAGGACTTCATCCACAATATGCTGCCAGGTATACTGGCCAG TGTTGGAGATGGAAAGTCCCATCTAAATGTCATTGGAGTTGGGAGCGGAGCTG GTGAGATTGACCTGGAGATGCTTTCTGAACTCCGTCTGAAGCACCCAGGGGTGAAGGTGGACAATGAGGTGGTGGAGCCTAGCAGCACCCAGCTTCATAACTACAGAG TTAAGGTGTCACAGAAACCAGAGTTAGACTACATCAAATTTACCTGGAACAAGATGACTGCCTCTGAGTTTGAGGAGCACTGGAGAGAGAAGAAGATAACTAAGAAGGCTGACTTCATTCACATGATACAG ATGCTGTACTATGTGAAGGATCCTGGAGCTACCGTCAGCTTCTTCCAGAGTCTCCTCGACAAGAATGGGAAGCTTCTTATCATTCTCGTGTCTG GTGAGAGTGGTTGGGCCAGGCTGTGGCAGACTTACAGGAACCAGCTGTGTAACACAGAGCTCAGTCAGTGTGTGACCACTGGAGACATCAGAAGCTTCCTGGACTCCAAGGGGGTGAGCTACAAGAGCTACGAGCTGCCATCTCAAATGGATATCACCGAGTGCTTCACTGAGGGGGATGAGAAGGGAGAGCTGCTGCTTGATTTTCTCACTGAGGTGCTGGACTTCAGTAAGACAGCCCCACCTGAGCTGAAGGCTGGTGTCATGGAGTTGCTTCGGCACCCCGACTGCAGTGTGGAGTCCAACGGCAAAGTTATCTTTAACAACAACCTTGGAGTGATAGTCATAGATCAGCTCACTTAA